The following proteins are encoded in a genomic region of Neomicrococcus aestuarii:
- a CDS encoding inorganic diphosphatase yields the protein MEHDVTIEIPAGSRVKYEIDHETHRLRLDRVLFTPMQYPTHYGYFEDTLGEDGDPLDAMVWIPGVDLIPGVLVESRPVGVFNMTDDGGGDAKLICVPKDKRFDHIQELEDVDPWLIKEIEHFFTRYKDLEPGKWVKAEGWEGREAAEAELQRSIERFIKHGEESAADEPQGRDV from the coding sequence ATGGAACACGACGTCACCATCGAGATCCCCGCCGGATCTCGCGTCAAGTACGAAATTGATCACGAGACCCACCGCTTGCGTTTGGATCGCGTGCTCTTCACCCCGATGCAGTACCCCACGCACTACGGCTACTTCGAGGACACCCTCGGCGAAGACGGCGATCCGTTGGACGCCATGGTCTGGATCCCAGGCGTGGACCTCATCCCGGGCGTGCTCGTGGAATCCCGCCCAGTCGGCGTTTTCAACATGACGGACGACGGCGGCGGAGATGCCAAGCTCATCTGCGTTCCAAAGGACAAGCGCTTCGATCACATCCAGGAACTCGAAGATGTGGATCCTTGGCTCATCAAGGAAATCGAGCACTTCTTCACCCGCTACAAGGATCTTGAGCCAGGCAAGTGGGTCAAGGCTGAGGGCTGGGAAGGCCGCGAAGCTGCCGAAGCCGAGCTCCAGCGCTCCATCGAGCGCTTCATCAAGCACGGCGAAGAGTCTGCAGCGGACGAGCCACAGGGTCGCGACGTCTAA
- a CDS encoding HAD family hydrolase, with product MATQIWTGNEDRMTMTNTDVKILNGVHPPLEGVGAKKLVSLDVDGTLVNHDGHMSPRVREAALAVVNAGHHVVVSTGRSLGATLPIIELLEIDRGHAVASNGGVTLRIDANQSNGFEVIDRRTFQPGQVLRKLRDAMPTAKFALETVTGEFLATERFQDMSFGVDARGVSFDQLLDIETVRLVVFSTDTSAEDFGEAVQKIGLHGVTYSVGYSAWLDIAAEGISKASALQGLQERLISAGHEISQTVAVGDGRNDIEMLTWADRGVAMGQAPDEVKNVANEVTGAVEADGLADVLESLLED from the coding sequence ATGGCAACACAGATATGGACCGGCAACGAGGACCGGATGACAATGACAAATACTGACGTAAAGATTTTGAATGGCGTACATCCCCCGCTTGAGGGTGTTGGTGCGAAGAAGCTTGTGAGCCTCGATGTGGATGGCACCCTGGTGAACCACGACGGCCACATGTCTCCACGCGTGCGCGAAGCGGCGCTGGCTGTAGTGAACGCCGGCCACCACGTGGTGGTCTCGACGGGACGTTCCTTGGGGGCGACGCTTCCGATCATCGAGCTCTTGGAAATTGACCGCGGACATGCGGTGGCTTCGAACGGTGGCGTGACCCTGCGCATCGACGCCAACCAGAGCAATGGTTTCGAAGTCATTGACCGCCGGACCTTCCAGCCTGGTCAGGTGTTGCGCAAGTTGCGCGATGCAATGCCTACCGCAAAGTTTGCGCTAGAAACCGTGACGGGCGAGTTCCTTGCCACGGAGCGTTTTCAGGACATGAGCTTTGGCGTGGACGCACGCGGAGTGAGCTTTGATCAGCTCTTGGATATTGAGACCGTGCGCTTGGTGGTCTTCTCCACGGACACTTCCGCCGAAGACTTCGGCGAAGCGGTCCAGAAGATCGGACTTCACGGCGTCACCTACTCCGTGGGCTACAGCGCCTGGCTAGACATCGCCGCCGAGGGCATTTCCAAGGCGAGCGCGCTTCAGGGCCTGCAAGAACGACTCATCAGCGCCGGACACGAGATCTCTCAGACCGTTGCTGTGGGCGATGGCCGTAATGACATTGAAATGCTCACGTGGGCTGACCGTGGCGTGGCCATGGGTCAGGCTCCGGACGAGGTCAAGAACGTCGCGAACGAAGTCACCGGCGCCGTTGAGGCCGATGGCTTGGCCGATGTTCTGGAGTCTTTGCTCGAGGACTAG
- a CDS encoding choice-of-anchor I family protein encodes MNDSVKLGSKRSRATIATLAAVTACAATALPASASVIATPVNYSAEDAALQLSAVGSYDTGIFDESAAEIVQFVPRSQRILTVNANAGVVEVLDASDPANPVREFDINAAGTAAADGSVIPEGAVANSVAVRADGLGVVAVEAPDKTDRGWLLYVDANAAKPTILGAVRVGSLPDMVTITPNGATALVANEGEPAEDYSMDPEGSVAVVTLPKALTAKNQGFKGAISQAQVKIADFHAFENNLPEGVRVFGGREDATGVIPEFPVSENLEPEYITVTENGSKAYISVQEANAVAVLNVNSGVITDLLPLGTVDRMDIALDASDKDKSINVTTWPVEGFRMPDAIGSYKVSGKDYFVTANEGDSREWDGYSEVARVKDLGKDGLAPICDSVAAEVGLTVKQLREDAKLGRLNITTANGLNADGSCYEKLYTYGGRGFSIFDPNGNLVFESGTEFEEIIAEANPEYFNSNHTEASFDSRSDDKGPEPEGLAIGEIDGRTYAFTGLERVGGVMVYDITTPTDAKFVTYVNNRDFSVNAEELIDEGSDEAATVKAAGDLGPEGLDFVSATDSPTGQPLLVVGNEVSGSTSVFEITVN; translated from the coding sequence ATGAATGACTCTGTGAAACTCGGCAGCAAGCGCTCTCGCGCCACCATCGCTACCCTTGCCGCCGTCACCGCGTGCGCAGCCACCGCCCTTCCCGCATCCGCTTCCGTCATTGCTACCCCGGTCAACTACTCCGCCGAAGACGCTGCGCTGCAGCTGTCCGCTGTGGGCTCCTATGACACCGGAATCTTCGACGAATCTGCCGCTGAAATCGTGCAGTTCGTTCCGCGGTCCCAGCGCATCCTCACGGTGAACGCCAACGCTGGCGTGGTGGAGGTCCTCGACGCGAGCGACCCCGCCAACCCCGTCAGGGAATTCGACATCAACGCCGCCGGCACCGCAGCCGCAGACGGTTCCGTCATTCCAGAAGGCGCTGTCGCCAACTCGGTAGCTGTTCGCGCGGACGGCCTCGGCGTGGTCGCCGTGGAAGCTCCGGACAAAACGGACCGCGGCTGGCTGCTCTACGTGGACGCGAACGCAGCAAAGCCAACCATCCTCGGCGCAGTGCGCGTGGGATCGCTTCCTGACATGGTCACCATCACCCCGAACGGCGCCACCGCGCTGGTCGCCAACGAGGGCGAACCAGCTGAGGACTACTCGATGGACCCTGAAGGTTCCGTGGCCGTCGTGACCTTGCCTAAGGCGCTCACCGCGAAGAACCAGGGCTTCAAGGGCGCCATCTCCCAGGCTCAGGTCAAGATCGCAGACTTCCACGCTTTCGAAAACAACCTGCCTGAAGGCGTGCGCGTCTTCGGCGGCCGCGAGGACGCCACCGGCGTGATCCCAGAGTTCCCGGTTTCTGAGAACCTCGAGCCCGAGTACATCACCGTCACCGAGAACGGCTCCAAGGCGTACATCAGCGTCCAAGAAGCCAACGCCGTGGCCGTGCTCAACGTGAACTCCGGCGTTATCACCGACCTGCTCCCGCTGGGCACGGTTGATCGCATGGACATCGCTTTGGACGCCTCTGACAAGGACAAGTCCATCAACGTCACCACGTGGCCGGTCGAGGGCTTCCGCATGCCGGACGCAATCGGCTCCTACAAGGTGTCCGGCAAGGACTACTTCGTGACCGCTAACGAGGGCGATTCCCGCGAGTGGGACGGCTACTCTGAGGTGGCCCGTGTGAAGGATCTCGGCAAGGACGGCCTCGCGCCGATCTGCGATTCCGTTGCTGCTGAGGTGGGGTTGACCGTCAAGCAGTTGCGCGAGGACGCCAAGCTTGGCCGCCTCAACATCACCACCGCGAACGGCCTGAACGCTGACGGCTCCTGCTACGAGAAGCTCTACACCTACGGTGGCCGCGGCTTCTCCATCTTCGATCCCAACGGCAACCTGGTCTTCGAGTCCGGCACCGAGTTTGAAGAGATCATCGCCGAGGCAAATCCTGAGTACTTCAACTCGAACCACACCGAAGCTTCCTTCGATTCCCGCTCCGATGACAAGGGTCCAGAGCCTGAAGGCCTCGCGATCGGCGAGATCGACGGCCGCACCTACGCTTTCACCGGCCTCGAGCGCGTGGGCGGCGTCATGGTCTACGACATCACCACCCCCACCGATGCGAAGTTTGTGACCTACGTGAACAACCGCGATTTCTCCGTCAACGCTGAGGAATTGATTGACGAAGGCTCCGATGAGGCCGCTACCGTCAAGGCGGCTGGCGATCTGGGCCCTGAGGGCTTGGACTTCGTCTCCGCCACGGATTCCCCAACCGGCCAGCCGCTCTTGGTAGTGGGCAACGAGGTTTCCGGCTCCACGAGCGTCTTCGAGATCACAGTCAACTAG